In Erigeron canadensis isolate Cc75 chromosome 1, C_canadensis_v1, whole genome shotgun sequence, a single window of DNA contains:
- the LOC122597065 gene encoding uncharacterized protein LOC122597065: protein MPTPETNTSSSLLVSRCRRRPLKSKSADTFFRIMSFCAAHNLLTIPDNGESQIGSEAKDDIPLVCNDIISNNSQCQKQTPISETQLVLGTQEIGLFNKDVESAENDHNILGEITELPHKVGINPSNSVKIVPCDSLHQEEMPMDMTQMVLDTQERDLCNRHVESTECDHDILQKRKDLSYKIDANPSNSINIINQDHDMMILSPHLPTDKDFEEGEISGDLMDKMSFMDIIPEDDAQFVDKTGLRPEVLLATELGLENDDNLRILPTNTVEDVGKSMVGVVNKTARSLVDYSELVVDCKSREPVKKVTIEQVLPLHSNLKNSAIKNQNLAYPMKDTGAQNKKKRQGCCTKKERTNKKPKKSVYSTPCLETLTSLGGLPEDASQQVVDAFKNEDASNVKKKKQVTKEIKAKKKRNDRIRRAEKNRKLGVKRLKLQPVIKEKKVTYCRHYMNGRCHEGEKCKFSHDTTPLTKSKPCCHFARQACMKGDDCPFDHELSKYPCNNILSKGFCNRGPDCMFSHEAQPAEGSLSVSHESKLEPTPPSTSGAKKIDTKTCSVSKSVACNPEPKSAKISPKVYARPPKGISFLSQEKLPVDAHSSPKIDAGVKEIAQTPPSVQDPKEISRTRPAVPHGINFLSYGKKPSLDHSNGKFPFNISSGIGKSQLSNLEGGEGLKSDSAVNVVNGVDIDLQTNRLNFNLQKDRPSSFQKLMPMLPLMPSISQRALQSTLAFASKFESGLKLKH from the exons ATGCCAACGCCGGAGACGAACACATCATCATCGTTACTGGTTAGCCGGTGCCGGAGACGGCCACTGAAAAGCAAGAGCGCAGATACATTTTTTCGCATTATGTCCTTTTGCGCTGCCCATAATTTACTTACCATTCCAG ATAATGGCGAGTCTCAAATAGGATCTGAAGCTAAAGATGACATTCCCCTGGTTTGCAATGATATTATCTCTAATAATTCACAGTGTCAAAAACAAACGCCTATAAGTGAAACCCAATTGGTTCTGGGCACCCAAGAAATCGGTTTGTTTAACAAAGATGTGGAATCAGCTGAAAATGATCATAACATATTAGGAGAAATTACGGAACTCCCTCACAAGGTGGGCATCAATCCTTCCAACTCCGTTAAAATCGTACCTTGTGATTCATTACATCAAGAAGAAATGCCTATGGATATGACCCAAATGGTGTTGGATACCCAAGAAAGGGATTTATGTAACAGACATGTGGAATCAACTGAATGTGATCATGACATATTGCAGAAAAGAAAGGATCTTTCTTACAAAATTGATGCTAATCCTTCAAACTCcattaatataataaaccaAGATCATGATATGATGATTTTATCCCCTCATTTGCCCACCGATAAAGATTTCGAGGAAGGAGAAATCTCGGGAGATCTTATggataaaatgtcttttatggaTATAATACCTGAAGATGATGCACAATTTGTAGACAAGACAGGTCTTCGGCCTGAAGTTCTACTAGCCACTGAACTGGGACTTGAAAATGACGATAATTTAAGGATCTTACCTACAAATACAGTTGAAGATGTTGGTAAAAGTATGGTGGGAGTAGTAAATAAAACTGCAAGAAGTTTGGTAGATTATTCTGAATTAGTTGTTGACTGTAAATCCAGAGAGCCTGTTAAGAAAGTTACTATCGAACAGGTGCTACCGCTTCACAGCAATTTAAAAAACAGTGCAATCAAGAATCAGAATCTCGCATATCCGATGAAG GACACTGGTgctcaaaataagaaaaagaggCAGGGATGTTGCaccaaaaaagaaagaacaaataaAAAGCCCAAGAAGTCTGTTTACTCAACACCTTGTCTTGAAACCCTAACATCACTTGGTGGTCTCCCTGAGGATGCCTCTCAACAAGTTGTTGATGCTTTTAAGAATGAG GATGCTTCTAATGTGAAGAAAAAGAAGCAGGTGACCAAGGAAATAAAAGCGAAGAAAAAG CGGAATGACAGAATTAGACGAGCAGAAAAGAATAGAAAGCTTGGTGTCAAAAGGCTAAAGCTTCAACCAGTGATAAAAGAGAAGAAAGTTACATACTGTCGCCATTATATGAATGGAAGATGCCATGAG GGTGAGAAGTGTAAATTCTCTCATGATACCACCCCCTTGACAAAATCTAAG CCCTGCTGTCATTTTGCTCGTCAGGCTTGTATGAAAGGCGATGACTGTCCTTTTGATCATGAACTCTCCAAATATCCCTGCAATAATATCCTCTCCAAAGGATTTTGCAACCGTGGTCCAGATTGCATGTTCTCTCATGAG GCCCAACCAGCTGAAGGTTCTTTAAGTGTTTCACATGAATCAAAGCTTGAACCAACCCCTCCTTCAACTTCGGGTGCTAAAAAGATAGACACGAAAACTTGTTCAGTTTCTAAATCTGTTGCATGTAACCCTGAACCGAAATCTGCTAAAATTTCCCCAAAAGTATATGCACGACCACCAAAAGGTATAagctttctctctcaagaaaaGTTACCAGTAGATGCCCACTCGTCTCCTAAGATAGATGCTGGGGTTAAAGAAATTGCGCAAACTCCCCCTTCAGTTCAAGATCCCAAAGAAATTAGCAGAACACGCCCTGCAGTTCCACATGGAATAAACTTTCTGTCATATGGTAAAAAACCTAGCTTGGACCATTCAAATGGTAAATTTCCTTTCAACATTAGCAGCGGAATTGGAAAGTCTCAATTAAGTAACTTGGAAGGCGGTGAGGGTTTGAAGTCTGATTCTGCAGTAAATGTGGTCAATGGAGTCGATATTGATCTACAGACAAATAGATTGAACTTTAACCTTCAGAAAGATAGACCAAGTTCTTTTCAAAAACTGATGCCTATGTTGCCATTGATGCCAAGTATATCACAGCGAGCGCTTCAGTCAACATTAGCTTTTGCATCTAAGTTCGAGTCCGGTTTGAAGTTGAAACATTGA